A DNA window from Bombus huntii isolate Logan2020A chromosome 10, iyBomHunt1.1, whole genome shotgun sequence contains the following coding sequences:
- the LOC126870028 gene encoding vinculin isoform X20 yields MFSRAAKMPVFHTKTIESILEPVAQQVSRLVILHEEAEDGNAMPDLGRPVQAVSMAVANLVKVGKETINSSDDALLKQDMPAALQRVEGASRLLEEASAMLKQDPYSGPARKKLIEGSRGILQGTSSLLLCFDESEVRKIIRECKRVLDYLAVTEVIETMEDLVHFLKNLSPCLSKVSKEVSAREKELTHQVHREILVRCLEQVKTLAPILICSMKIFIHIISQGSKGAEEAAENRNYLAGRMSDELNEIIRVLQLTTYDEEEWDADQLTVLKKAQSAIESRIRAAYDWLDDGLALRGGVGEKSLRQIVEQAQRLAERYLPPSQAEPLQKLTSQIVTMTNALCELRQNEKGTTPQAEALARGIKEKTNELRNAIASAIEAADKSGTTQTAHTVAGRLEQANKWLLNPQHDDKGLGQRAIALIIHEGKKVAEGLPGIHKAEILQLCDEVDNLSHQLGDLCAHGQGNTPRAQEIARQLSHKLYELKNRIQQAVVSRVVEDFIDITTPLKQFTDAVLAPEGTLGRDQNFNDKTHALQTFSNRAAKTARMVAAGGSGGNKKLAEALTASASQVESLTPQLINAGRIRMTYPDSKAADEHFENLRQQYAETMQRARALCDEATDSGDFIRTSEEQMQKHSFLCEEAIAKSHPQKMVDNTAAIARLANRVILVAKQESDNSEDPAFIQRVNQATDILQNSVAPMVQDAKLVAININDSNAVSRWRESNRALLSNVGQVRKAIIIQPDLIPPPEVSQLHLNDEVVPPRPPLPGGDIPPPRPPPPETDDEDEMFMHAPQPNQPIMMAAHGLHQEVRQWSSKDNEIIAAAKKMAILMGRLSGLVRGEGGNKRDLIACAKAIAEASQEVTRLAKELARECTDKRIRTNLLQVCERIPTIGTQLKILSTVKATMLGAQGTEEDQEATDMLVGNAQNLMQSVKETVRAAECASIKIRTASGMKLRWVRRQPWYQY; encoded by the exons ATGTTTTCGCgt GCAGCTAAGATGCCGGTATTTCATACAAAAACCATAGAAAGTATCCTCGAGCCTGTTGCACAGCag GTTTCGAGACTTGTCATCTTACATGAAGAAGCTGAAGATGGAAATGCAATGCCTGATTTGGGAAGGCCTGTGCAAGCAGTTAGTATGGCAGTGGCAAATCTTGTTAAG GTAGGaaaagaaacaattaattCTTCTGATGATGCTTTGCTTAAACAAGATATGCCTGCTGCTTTACAACGAGTTGAAGGAGCTTCACGTCTCTTGGAAGAGGCATCGGCTATGTTAAAACAAGACCCATATTCTGGACCAGCTAG GAAAAAGTTAATAGAAGGTTCACGTGGGATCCTTCAAGGAACTAGTTCCTTACTTTTGTGCTTTGATGAAAGTGAAGTACGTAAAATTATTAGGGAATGCAAAAGAGTATTAGATTATTTGGCAGTAACAGAAGTTATTGAAACAATGGAAGATTTGGttcattttcttaaaaatttaagTCCTTGTCTCAGCAAAGTATCGAAAGAAGTGAGTGCTCGTGAAAAAGAACTAACTCATCAAGTACATAGAGAAATTCTGGTACGCTGCTTAGAGCAA gTAAAAACACTTGCACCAATTCTCATCTGctctatgaaaatatttattcacatTATTTCTCAAGGAAGTAAAGGAGCAGAAGAAGCAGCTGAAAATCGTAACTATTTAGCTGGCAGAATGTCAGatgaattaaatgaaattattaggGTATTGCAACTTACTACATATGATGAAGAAGAATGGGATGCTGATCAGTTAACA GTATTAAAGAAAGCACAAAGTGCTATAGAATCTAGGATAAGAGCTGCTTATGATTGGTTAGATGACGGACTTGCTTTGCGAGGTGGAGTAGGGGAAAAGAGTCTTCGTCAAATAGTTGAACAAGCACAACGATTGGCAGAAAGATATCTCCCGCCTTCACAGGCAGAACCATTGCAAAAATTAACTTCACAAATTGTTACTATGACCAATGCACTTTGTGAATTAAGACAGAATGAAAAAG gAACTACACCGCAAGCGGAAGCTTTAGCGCGTggtataaaagaaaaaacaaacgaACTTCGCAATGCTATTGCCTCTGCTATAGAAGCTGCTGATAAATCTGGTACCACGCAAACTGCTCACACAGTTGCAGGTCGTCTAGAACAAGCGAATAAATGGCTTCTTAATCCACAACATGATGATAAAGGACTTGGTCAGAGAGCTATAGCTTTAATTATACACGAAGGAAAAAAg GTTGCCGAAGGTCTACCAGGAATACATAAAGCAGAAATTCTACAACTTTGCGATGAAGTTGACAATCTCTCTCATCAACTTGGAGATTTATGCGCTCATGGTCAAGGGAACACACCTCGTGCCCAAGAAATCGCTCGTCAATTGTCGCATAAGCTGTATGAACTGAAAAATAGAATACAACAAGCCGTTGTGTCGAGAGTAGTCGAAGATTTCATCGATATAACGACGCCTTTAAAACAATTTACGGACGCTGTATTAGCTCCGGAAGGCACTTTAGGTCGCGATCAAAATTTCAATGATAAAACCCATGCTCTTCAAACATTTTCCAATAGGGCAGCAAAAACAGCCAGAATGGTGGCTGCTGGTG GTAGTGGAGGTAACAAAAAATTGGCAGAAGCGTTAACTGCAAGTGCTTCGCAAGTTGAATCTTTAACACCACAATTAATTAATGCTGGACGAATTCGAATGACTTATCCAGACAGTAAAGCTGCGGAtgaacattttgaaaatttgcgACAGCAATATGCAGAAACAATGCAGAGAGCACGTGCATTATGCGATGAAGCAACTGATAGTGGGGATTTCATTAGAACTTCTGAAGAACAAATGCAAAAGCATTCGTTCCTATGTGAGGAAGCTATAGCAAAAAGTCATCCACAAAAAATGGTTGACAATACAGCTGCCATTGCTAGATTGGCTAACAGAGTAATACTTGTGGCAAAACAAGAAAGTGATAATAGCGAGGATCCTGCGTTCATTCAAAGAGTGAATCAAGCTACAGACATTCTCCAAAATA GTGTTGCTCCGATGGTCCAAGATGCAAAGTTAGTTGCGATTAATATTAACGATAGTAATGCAGTTTCTCGTTGGAGAGAAAGTAACCGCGCA CTTTTGTCTAATGTTGGACAAGTCCGTAAAGCTATCATAATTCAACCAGATCTAATACCCCCACCAGAGGTATCGCAATTACATCTTAATGATG AAGTCGTCCCACCGCGTCCACCTCTGCCTGGTGGAGATATTCCGCCTCCACGACCTCCACCACCGGAAACGGATGATGAGGATGAAATGTTTATGCACGCACCGCAGCCTAATCAGCCTATAATG ATGGCTGCTCATGGCTTACACCAAGAAGTACGACAATGGTCAAGCAAAGACAATGAAATTATTGCTGCTGCGAAGAAAATGGCTATTTTAATGGGTCGATTATCAGGTTTAGTTAGAGGAGAAGGTGGTAATAAACGGGATCTGATCGCATGTGCTAAGGCCATTGCAGAAGCTTCTCAGGAAGTAACTCGTTTAGCTAAGGAATTAGCTAGAGAATGTACCGACAAACGTATTCGTact AATCTCCTTCAAGTTTGTGAACGAATACCTACTATAGGTacacaattaaaaatattatctaCAGTGAAAGCTACAATGCTAGGTGCACAAG GTACAGAAGAAGATCAGGAAGCAACAGACATGTTAGTTGGAAATGCTCAAAATCTTATGCAAAGCGTAAAAGAAACTGTTCGTGCTGCAGAATGTGCCAGTATAAAGATTCGTACCGCATCTGGTATGAAATTACGCTGGGTGCGACGACAGCCTTGGTATCAGTactaa
- the LOC126870028 gene encoding vinculin isoform X17, with translation MFSRAAKMPVFHTKTIESILEPVAQQVSRLVILHEEAEDGNAMPDLGRPVQAVSMAVANLVKVGKETINSSDDALLKQDMPAALQRVEGASRLLEEASAMLKQDPYSGPARKKLIEGSRGILQGTSSLLLCFDESEVRKIIRECKRVLDYLAVTEVIETMEDLVHFLKNLSPCLSKVSKEVSAREKELTHQVHREILVRCLEQVKTLAPILICSMKIFIHIISQGSKGAEEAAENRNYLAGRMSDELNEIIRVLQLTTYDEEEWDADQLTVLKKAQSAIESRIRAAYDWLDDGLALRGGVGEKSLRQIVEQAQRLAERYLPPSQAEPLQKLTSQIVTMTNALCELRQNEKGTTPQAEALARGIKEKTNELRNAIASAIEAADKSGTTQTAHTVAGRLEQANKWLLNPQHDDKGLGQRAIALIIHEGKKNQQHVASVAEGLPGIHKAEILQLCDEVDNLSHQLGDLCAHGQGNTPRAQEIARQLSHKLYELKNRIQQAVVSRVVEDFIDITTPLKQFTDAVLAPEGTLGRDQNFNDKTHALQTFSNRAAKTARMVAAGGSGGNKKLAEALTASASQVESLTPQLINAGRIRMTYPDSKAADEHFENLRQQYAETMQRARALCDEATDSGDFIRTSEEQMQKHSFLCEEAIAKSHPQKMVDNTAAIARLANRVILVAKQESDNSEDPAFIQRVNQATDILQNSVAPMVQDAKLVAININDSNAVSRWRESNRALLSNVGQVRKAIIIQPDLIPPPEVSQLHLNDVGYYYDYGNNDEVVPPRPPLPGGDIPPPRPPPPETDDEDEMFMHAPQPNQPIMMAAHGLHQEVRQWSSKDNEIIAAAKKMAILMGRLSGLVRGEGGNKRDLIACAKAIAEASQEVTRLAKELARECTDKRIRTNLLQVCERIPTIGTQLKILSTVKATMLGAQETLPTWEELMLYGTEEDQEATDMLVGNAQNLMQSVKETVRAAECASIKIRTASGMKLRWVRRQPWYQY, from the exons ATGTTTTCGCgt GCAGCTAAGATGCCGGTATTTCATACAAAAACCATAGAAAGTATCCTCGAGCCTGTTGCACAGCag GTTTCGAGACTTGTCATCTTACATGAAGAAGCTGAAGATGGAAATGCAATGCCTGATTTGGGAAGGCCTGTGCAAGCAGTTAGTATGGCAGTGGCAAATCTTGTTAAG GTAGGaaaagaaacaattaattCTTCTGATGATGCTTTGCTTAAACAAGATATGCCTGCTGCTTTACAACGAGTTGAAGGAGCTTCACGTCTCTTGGAAGAGGCATCGGCTATGTTAAAACAAGACCCATATTCTGGACCAGCTAG GAAAAAGTTAATAGAAGGTTCACGTGGGATCCTTCAAGGAACTAGTTCCTTACTTTTGTGCTTTGATGAAAGTGAAGTACGTAAAATTATTAGGGAATGCAAAAGAGTATTAGATTATTTGGCAGTAACAGAAGTTATTGAAACAATGGAAGATTTGGttcattttcttaaaaatttaagTCCTTGTCTCAGCAAAGTATCGAAAGAAGTGAGTGCTCGTGAAAAAGAACTAACTCATCAAGTACATAGAGAAATTCTGGTACGCTGCTTAGAGCAA gTAAAAACACTTGCACCAATTCTCATCTGctctatgaaaatatttattcacatTATTTCTCAAGGAAGTAAAGGAGCAGAAGAAGCAGCTGAAAATCGTAACTATTTAGCTGGCAGAATGTCAGatgaattaaatgaaattattaggGTATTGCAACTTACTACATATGATGAAGAAGAATGGGATGCTGATCAGTTAACA GTATTAAAGAAAGCACAAAGTGCTATAGAATCTAGGATAAGAGCTGCTTATGATTGGTTAGATGACGGACTTGCTTTGCGAGGTGGAGTAGGGGAAAAGAGTCTTCGTCAAATAGTTGAACAAGCACAACGATTGGCAGAAAGATATCTCCCGCCTTCACAGGCAGAACCATTGCAAAAATTAACTTCACAAATTGTTACTATGACCAATGCACTTTGTGAATTAAGACAGAATGAAAAAG gAACTACACCGCAAGCGGAAGCTTTAGCGCGTggtataaaagaaaaaacaaacgaACTTCGCAATGCTATTGCCTCTGCTATAGAAGCTGCTGATAAATCTGGTACCACGCAAACTGCTCACACAGTTGCAGGTCGTCTAGAACAAGCGAATAAATGGCTTCTTAATCCACAACATGATGATAAAGGACTTGGTCAGAGAGCTATAGCTTTAATTATACACGAAGGAAAAAAg AATCAGCAACACGTAGCAAGC GTTGCCGAAGGTCTACCAGGAATACATAAAGCAGAAATTCTACAACTTTGCGATGAAGTTGACAATCTCTCTCATCAACTTGGAGATTTATGCGCTCATGGTCAAGGGAACACACCTCGTGCCCAAGAAATCGCTCGTCAATTGTCGCATAAGCTGTATGAACTGAAAAATAGAATACAACAAGCCGTTGTGTCGAGAGTAGTCGAAGATTTCATCGATATAACGACGCCTTTAAAACAATTTACGGACGCTGTATTAGCTCCGGAAGGCACTTTAGGTCGCGATCAAAATTTCAATGATAAAACCCATGCTCTTCAAACATTTTCCAATAGGGCAGCAAAAACAGCCAGAATGGTGGCTGCTGGTG GTAGTGGAGGTAACAAAAAATTGGCAGAAGCGTTAACTGCAAGTGCTTCGCAAGTTGAATCTTTAACACCACAATTAATTAATGCTGGACGAATTCGAATGACTTATCCAGACAGTAAAGCTGCGGAtgaacattttgaaaatttgcgACAGCAATATGCAGAAACAATGCAGAGAGCACGTGCATTATGCGATGAAGCAACTGATAGTGGGGATTTCATTAGAACTTCTGAAGAACAAATGCAAAAGCATTCGTTCCTATGTGAGGAAGCTATAGCAAAAAGTCATCCACAAAAAATGGTTGACAATACAGCTGCCATTGCTAGATTGGCTAACAGAGTAATACTTGTGGCAAAACAAGAAAGTGATAATAGCGAGGATCCTGCGTTCATTCAAAGAGTGAATCAAGCTACAGACATTCTCCAAAATA GTGTTGCTCCGATGGTCCAAGATGCAAAGTTAGTTGCGATTAATATTAACGATAGTAATGCAGTTTCTCGTTGGAGAGAAAGTAACCGCGCA CTTTTGTCTAATGTTGGACAAGTCCGTAAAGCTATCATAATTCAACCAGATCTAATACCCCCACCAGAGGTATCGCAATTACATCTTAATGATG TAGGCTACTACTATGATTATGGTAATAATGATG AAGTCGTCCCACCGCGTCCACCTCTGCCTGGTGGAGATATTCCGCCTCCACGACCTCCACCACCGGAAACGGATGATGAGGATGAAATGTTTATGCACGCACCGCAGCCTAATCAGCCTATAATG ATGGCTGCTCATGGCTTACACCAAGAAGTACGACAATGGTCAAGCAAAGACAATGAAATTATTGCTGCTGCGAAGAAAATGGCTATTTTAATGGGTCGATTATCAGGTTTAGTTAGAGGAGAAGGTGGTAATAAACGGGATCTGATCGCATGTGCTAAGGCCATTGCAGAAGCTTCTCAGGAAGTAACTCGTTTAGCTAAGGAATTAGCTAGAGAATGTACCGACAAACGTATTCGTact AATCTCCTTCAAGTTTGTGAACGAATACCTACTATAGGTacacaattaaaaatattatctaCAGTGAAAGCTACAATGCTAGGTGCACAAG AGACGCTCCCCACCTGGGAAGAGTTGATGCTTTATG GTACAGAAGAAGATCAGGAAGCAACAGACATGTTAGTTGGAAATGCTCAAAATCTTATGCAAAGCGTAAAAGAAACTGTTCGTGCTGCAGAATGTGCCAGTATAAAGATTCGTACCGCATCTGGTATGAAATTACGCTGGGTGCGACGACAGCCTTGGTATCAGTactaa